The proteins below come from a single Edaphobacter acidisoli genomic window:
- the metG gene encoding methionine--tRNA ligase translates to MSEPKQKFYLTTPIYYVNARPHIGHAYTTIAADVIARRHRLLGDDTFFLTGTDEHGQKIQRSAEAAGIAPQQFADEVSDSFRNLWKRMGITNDDYIRTTEPRHKAGVQKLFRTLQENGYIELRSYTGQYCISDETFVDVPVGAPCPECGRITETVTEENYFFKLSAFQRQLIDLIESGELAIQPETRRNEVLSFLRGNVNDGATENSAAGHPYVPGALKDLSISRTSFKWGIPVPGDEKHVIYVWLDALANYMTAIGYGSDDPAEQAKFEKYWPADLHLVGKEIIRFHCVYWPAFLLAAKLPLPKAITAHGWLLFENDKMSKSKGNIVRTETILDAFGTLQPEASKHEQDLFAADVLRYFLLREIPFGNDGSFSFDAVVQRYNSDLANGYGNLVSRTLKMIADFRSNSISERSSPDSLVRLFESVTANDSLPSLFEQRDFSRYLDIVWGLIAATDNQISSKTPWKLAKNHDDESQKQLDEVLYAAAESIRIITALLYPILPYATSKVWAQLGLGDIEQAARNGKLNNLQWGDLKPGTKLGALGPIFPRAPKELIQVMNDIETANATKSNGSNGSKSVIALPQVNSDLDASARHRTEFAEMPIASASATAALNKVAESVHPISAHHPAEAARPETPQIGIDDFVKVDLRVAQIVVAERIPKADKLLRLEVDLGYERRQILSGIAQWYTPEELIGRRIVVIANLAPRKMRGLESHGMLLAASEGEDGKPVLATFGEEIALGSRLK, encoded by the coding sequence ATGTCCGAGCCAAAGCAAAAGTTTTACCTCACTACTCCGATCTACTACGTGAACGCGCGCCCGCACATCGGCCACGCCTACACGACCATCGCCGCCGACGTCATCGCGCGTCGTCACCGCCTGCTCGGAGACGACACCTTCTTCCTGACCGGCACCGACGAGCACGGCCAGAAGATCCAGCGCTCCGCCGAAGCCGCCGGCATTGCGCCACAGCAGTTTGCCGACGAGGTGTCCGACAGCTTCCGCAACCTGTGGAAGCGCATGGGCATCACCAACGACGACTACATCCGCACCACCGAGCCGCGCCACAAAGCAGGCGTCCAGAAGCTCTTCCGTACGCTCCAGGAGAATGGCTATATCGAACTGCGCAGCTACACCGGCCAGTACTGCATCTCGGATGAGACGTTTGTCGATGTACCGGTCGGCGCGCCCTGCCCCGAGTGCGGACGCATCACCGAGACCGTCACCGAAGAGAACTACTTTTTCAAGCTGTCCGCGTTCCAGCGGCAACTTATCGACCTGATCGAATCTGGCGAACTTGCGATTCAGCCTGAGACACGCCGCAATGAAGTGCTCAGCTTCCTACGCGGCAATGTGAATGACGGAGCGACGGAAAACTCTGCCGCGGGCCATCCCTATGTTCCGGGTGCGCTCAAAGACCTTTCAATCTCGCGCACCAGTTTCAAGTGGGGTATCCCCGTCCCTGGTGACGAGAAGCACGTGATCTACGTCTGGCTCGATGCGCTGGCCAACTACATGACAGCGATTGGCTATGGCTCAGACGATCCAGCCGAGCAGGCGAAGTTTGAAAAATACTGGCCTGCTGATCTGCACCTCGTCGGCAAGGAGATCATCCGCTTCCACTGCGTCTACTGGCCCGCGTTCCTGCTGGCGGCAAAGCTTCCACTGCCCAAAGCCATTACCGCGCATGGCTGGCTGCTCTTTGAGAACGACAAGATGTCGAAGTCCAAGGGCAACATCGTCCGCACGGAAACCATCCTCGACGCCTTCGGCACGCTGCAACCCGAAGCCTCGAAGCACGAGCAAGACCTCTTCGCCGCCGACGTGCTGCGCTACTTCCTCCTGCGCGAGATTCCATTCGGTAACGATGGAAGTTTCAGCTTTGACGCCGTTGTTCAGCGTTACAACAGCGACCTCGCTAACGGCTACGGCAACCTCGTCAGCCGCACGCTGAAGATGATCGCGGATTTCCGCTCCAATTCAATCTCAGAGCGGTCTAGCCCTGACAGCCTCGTCCGCCTGTTTGAGAGTGTCACTGCGAACGATTCTCTTCCATCTCTCTTCGAACAGCGCGACTTCTCACGATATCTCGATATCGTCTGGGGCCTAATAGCAGCTACCGACAACCAGATTTCATCAAAAACTCCGTGGAAGCTTGCAAAAAATCACGACGATGAGAGTCAAAAGCAACTGGACGAGGTCCTTTACGCCGCCGCCGAATCCATCCGCATTATCACTGCTCTCCTTTACCCCATCCTGCCCTACGCCACGTCTAAAGTCTGGGCGCAGCTTGGGCTTGGTGATATTGAGCAGGCTGCGCGCAACGGCAAGCTGAACAATCTACAATGGGGCGACCTCAAGCCTGGGACCAAACTCGGTGCGCTTGGTCCCATCTTCCCAAGAGCACCTAAGGAACTGATTCAAGTTATGAATGACATCGAAACTGCAAACGCTACGAAGTCCAATGGTTCAAATGGTTCAAAGTCTGTGATCGCGCTGCCGCAGGTTAATTCCGACCTCGACGCCTCTGCCCGTCACCGCACTGAGTTTGCCGAGATGCCGATCGCTTCGGCTTCGGCCACGGCTGCGCTGAATAAGGTGGCCGAGAGTGTCCATCCCATCTCCGCGCACCACCCGGCGGAGGCGGCGCGGCCTGAGACGCCGCAGATCGGGATCGACGACTTCGTGAAGGTCGATCTGCGCGTGGCCCAGATCGTCGTCGCGGAGCGGATTCCGAAGGCCGATAAGCTGCTGCGGCTGGAGGTGGACCTCGGCTACGAGCGGCGGCAGATTCTTTCGGGGATTGCCCAGTGGTACACGCCAGAGGAGCTGATCGGGCGACGGATCGTGGTGATCGCGAACCTCGCTCCACGGAAGATGCGGGGGCTGGAGTCGCACGGGATGTTGCTGGCCGCGAGCGAGGGTGAGGACGGCAAGCCGGTGCTGGCGACCTTCGGCGAGGAGATCGCGCTCGGGTCTCGGCTGAAGTAG
- a CDS encoding FadR/GntR family transcriptional regulator codes for MKKDAKEPLKEIHDDSAAHSQLTMQVVEHVRGLIASGEVKPGDRLPPERDLARQLKISRSSLRAGIGFLSAMGVLKSRHGAGTFVSSGPPALDSSSLSVLGVLHGFMPWQMFEARLVIESNVAALAAERASGEHIAELAEEVAEMYATLDNPHQYLIHDVRFHRTVARASGNPILGALMETITANLYEYRSKTVMNAQDLKESAEMHREVYRAIRSHNPTQARTAMEKHLNLARIAQAAEVDLTPAPAHVDDTHAD; via the coding sequence GTGAAGAAAGACGCCAAAGAGCCCCTTAAAGAGATTCACGACGACTCGGCAGCTCACAGCCAGCTCACCATGCAGGTCGTCGAACATGTCCGCGGCCTCATCGCAAGCGGCGAGGTAAAGCCAGGCGACCGTCTGCCGCCAGAGCGCGACCTCGCCCGCCAGCTCAAAATCAGCCGCTCCAGCCTGCGCGCGGGCATCGGCTTTCTCTCTGCGATGGGCGTGCTCAAAAGCCGCCACGGCGCCGGGACATTCGTTTCGAGTGGACCGCCTGCGCTCGACTCCAGCTCGCTCTCCGTCCTCGGCGTGCTTCATGGCTTCATGCCCTGGCAGATGTTTGAAGCGCGTCTTGTTATCGAGTCCAACGTCGCTGCTCTAGCAGCCGAGCGCGCGAGCGGCGAGCACATCGCCGAGCTGGCCGAAGAGGTCGCCGAGATGTACGCCACGCTCGACAACCCGCACCAGTACCTCATCCACGATGTGCGCTTCCACCGCACCGTCGCCCGCGCCTCCGGCAATCCCATCCTCGGCGCGCTCATGGAGACCATCACCGCCAACCTCTACGAGTACCGCTCGAAGACGGTGATGAATGCGCAGGACCTGAAAGAGTCGGCCGAGATGCACCGCGAGGTCTACCGTGCCATCCGCTCGCACAATCCCACGCAGGCCCGCACGGCGATGGAGAAGCACCTGAACCTCGCCCGCATCGCCCAGGCAGCAGAGGTCGACCTGACACCAGCGCCTGCGCATGTCGACGATACCCACGCCGACTGA